The following are from one region of the Corylus avellana chromosome ca1, CavTom2PMs-1.0 genome:
- the LOC132180858 gene encoding vegetative cell wall protein gp1-like isoform X2, producing MLLRSDHNWRVVVRRDNPHSPPPPLAARLRRQYPNPGGVFQPEPSPPLPPSPPPLLPPPLPTSPPPSLLPPPLLPPPLPTSPPPSLLPPPPLPLPPPPPPSLLPPPPLPWAGGTHRLPRGIISPTAAP from the coding sequence atcaCAATTGGAGGGTGGTTGTACGAAGAGATAACCCTCACTCCCCTCCACCTCCATTAGCCGCAAGGCTCCGTCGTCAATATCCAAATCCAGGAGGAGTTTTTCAACCAGAACCATCACCGCCACTGCCACCATCACCGCCACCACTACTGCCACCGCCACTACCAacatcaccaccaccatcactATTACCGCCACCACTACTGCCACCGCCACTTCCAACATCACCGCCACCATCACTATTACCGCCGCCACCACTGCCACtgccaccgccaccgccaccatCACTATTACCGCCACCACCACTGCCATGGGCAGGGGGCACTCATAGACTTCCACGAGGAATCATAAGTCCAACAGCAGCCCCCTAG